A genomic segment from Luteolibacter ambystomatis encodes:
- a CDS encoding glutathionylspermidine synthase family protein — MPDHPIRIQERLRRHNWKQRVEDAGLTWHSADDQPYWAEGRHVTLSLAAAEVLEDAANELHQLCLRACDEIIARGWWDRLSIPAAAIPLIEASWGEGDVSLYGRFDLAWNGQGPPKLLEYNADTPTSLLEASVIQWQWLEDTAPHLDQLNSLHEALIERWSLFPEPVIHFTCVWDSHEDRQTIAYLAETAEQAGKETVLLGMHELGVHPEGYFTDLEERRIQRLFKLYPWEWMAAEDFFRHIPPHRALFTEPIWKMLLSNKGLLPILWELNPGHPLLLPASLDFTDLQRAGIDRYVSKPLLGREGANVRIFESGRITADSSGDFTDSPLVYQQKADLLQNGSRSCVWGAWMIGDTCRGLSVREDDGPITRNTSRFLAHVLEG, encoded by the coding sequence ATGCCCGATCACCCCATCCGCATCCAGGAACGCCTGCGCCGTCACAACTGGAAACAACGCGTCGAGGATGCCGGACTCACCTGGCACAGCGCGGACGACCAGCCCTATTGGGCCGAGGGGCGCCACGTCACCCTCTCCCTCGCCGCCGCCGAGGTGCTGGAAGACGCCGCCAATGAGCTCCACCAGCTCTGTCTCCGTGCCTGCGATGAAATCATCGCCCGTGGCTGGTGGGACCGGCTCTCCATTCCGGCCGCCGCCATTCCGCTCATCGAGGCTTCCTGGGGCGAGGGCGATGTATCTCTCTACGGCCGCTTCGACCTCGCGTGGAACGGCCAGGGCCCACCGAAGCTCCTCGAATACAACGCCGACACGCCCACCTCGCTGCTGGAGGCATCCGTCATCCAGTGGCAATGGCTGGAAGACACCGCGCCCCATCTCGACCAACTCAATTCGTTGCACGAGGCTCTCATCGAACGCTGGTCCCTTTTCCCTGAGCCCGTCATCCACTTCACCTGTGTCTGGGATTCGCACGAAGACCGCCAGACCATCGCCTACCTCGCCGAAACCGCCGAGCAAGCCGGCAAGGAAACCGTCCTCCTCGGCATGCATGAGCTCGGCGTTCACCCGGAGGGCTATTTCACCGATCTGGAAGAGCGCCGCATCCAACGCCTCTTCAAGCTCTACCCGTGGGAATGGATGGCCGCGGAAGATTTCTTCCGCCACATCCCCCCACACCGTGCGCTCTTCACCGAACCGATCTGGAAGATGCTGCTCTCGAACAAAGGCCTTCTTCCCATCCTCTGGGAACTGAATCCCGGCCATCCGCTGCTGCTTCCCGCCTCGCTCGATTTCACCGATCTCCAGCGCGCCGGCATCGACCGCTACGTCTCGAAGCCCCTGCTCGGTCGCGAAGGCGCGAACGTCCGGATCTTCGAAAGCGGTCGCATCACCGCAGACTCCTCCGGCGACTTCACGGACTCTCCGCTCGTTTACCAGCAGAAGGCCGACCTCCTCCAGAACGGCTCCCGCTCTTGTGTCTGGGGTGCCTGGATGATCGGCGACACCTGCCGCGGCCTCTCCGTCCGCGAGGACGACGGCCCCATCACCCGCAACACCAGCCGCTTCCTCGCCCATGTTCTCGAAGGGTGA
- a CDS encoding response regulator transcription factor, with translation MRLLLIEDHDPLREGLCQYFREAGYLVDAFSSGDEGLWAAESGGYDLVLLDLMLPRVDGMSILRKLRAMENPVHILVISARDGLEDRLEALDGGADDFLVKPFPLAEALARVRALLRRSYVKKSPLIHVADLEVDPVKRLVRRAGRVIELTALEYRLLEYLAYRTGEVVPRTDIWERVFEDGEGGSSNAVDVYIGYLRKKLNAGGEADLIQTRRGQGYVLEGRES, from the coding sequence ATGCGCTTGCTGCTGATCGAGGACCATGACCCGCTGCGGGAAGGGCTGTGCCAGTATTTCCGGGAGGCGGGCTATCTGGTGGATGCGTTTTCTTCCGGAGATGAGGGGCTGTGGGCGGCGGAGAGCGGCGGTTACGATCTGGTGCTGCTGGACCTGATGCTGCCGAGGGTCGATGGGATGTCGATCTTGAGAAAACTCCGTGCGATGGAGAATCCGGTTCACATCCTCGTGATCAGCGCGCGGGATGGGTTGGAGGACCGGTTGGAGGCCTTGGATGGAGGAGCGGATGATTTCCTGGTGAAGCCTTTCCCGCTGGCGGAGGCCTTGGCACGGGTGAGGGCTCTCCTGCGGCGGAGCTACGTGAAGAAGAGCCCGTTGATCCACGTCGCGGATCTCGAGGTGGATCCGGTGAAGCGATTGGTTCGCCGGGCGGGCCGGGTGATCGAACTGACCGCATTGGAGTACCGGCTGTTGGAGTACCTCGCCTATCGCACGGGAGAGGTGGTGCCGCGCACGGACATCTGGGAGCGCGTGTTTGAGGATGGCGAGGGCGGCAGCAGCAATGCGGTGGACGTTTACATCGGATACCTGCGGAAGAAACTGAACGCCGGTGGGGAAGCGGACCTGATCCAGACCCGCCGTGGCCAGGGCTATGTGTTGGAGGGGAGGGAGTCATGA
- a CDS encoding sensor histidine kinase, with protein MRAKSIRLSLLIRCGIGVGVLLCLLSCSVYWLVRQSLYRELDNSLEETASLLGNQVELENGGIVHEWREGMGANHPLIANGLYQFWDETTGDTVRSPALHASNLPKYSGLDGKPLLRNIPLPEGGRGRAVGLRIYPFVLPEEVERMKERHAVIDPRTLPHLLVVARDAEPIHRTLERLKMMLVAGTACTLGLGYLLVGRVVHISLRPLERLTREVRGRAEHQLDAALDVPGELPVELTGLARDFDSLLGRVAVTRQRERDFIRHAAHELRTPIAGLRATTDLALSQTREAEAYRHHLAVCQKTAIELGELVQRLSMLARIGQTPQSAKQEPVDVAGLLTDCEASFQRRAHERGLSIDHRFPDEKVIAGADPALLKIVFNNLLDNAVCYAAAGSTLWISLRRADGRVEMVFGNAAEDLPDPIERLFEPLFRGESSRHDAESHLGVGLTLSLDVVRAMGGTLQARRAEEGAIELVLELPAAE; from the coding sequence ATGAGGGCGAAATCGATCCGGCTTTCGCTGCTGATCCGTTGTGGAATCGGCGTGGGAGTCCTGCTGTGCCTGCTCTCGTGCTCCGTTTACTGGCTGGTCCGGCAGAGCCTCTACCGCGAGCTGGACAATTCGCTTGAGGAAACAGCTTCCCTGCTGGGGAACCAGGTGGAGCTGGAGAACGGCGGCATCGTCCATGAATGGCGGGAGGGCATGGGCGCGAATCATCCGCTGATCGCCAATGGGCTTTATCAATTCTGGGATGAGACCACCGGGGACACGGTGCGGTCTCCGGCTTTGCATGCCAGCAATCTGCCGAAGTACTCCGGCCTGGATGGGAAGCCGCTCTTGCGGAACATACCGTTGCCAGAGGGAGGCCGTGGCCGTGCGGTCGGCTTGCGGATTTATCCCTTCGTACTGCCGGAGGAAGTGGAGCGCATGAAGGAACGCCATGCGGTGATCGATCCCAGGACATTGCCGCATCTGCTGGTGGTCGCGCGCGATGCCGAGCCGATCCACCGGACCCTTGAGCGGTTGAAGATGATGCTGGTCGCGGGGACGGCGTGTACCCTGGGGCTCGGGTATCTGTTGGTCGGCCGGGTGGTGCATATTTCGCTACGGCCCCTTGAGCGGCTCACCCGTGAGGTGAGAGGACGTGCCGAGCACCAGTTGGATGCGGCGTTGGACGTGCCGGGTGAATTGCCGGTGGAACTCACGGGATTGGCGCGTGACTTTGATTCATTGCTCGGGCGCGTGGCGGTGACCCGGCAGCGCGAGCGGGATTTCATCCGCCATGCGGCGCATGAGCTGCGGACCCCGATCGCCGGGCTGCGGGCGACCACCGATCTTGCGTTGTCGCAGACCCGGGAAGCGGAAGCCTACCGCCATCACCTCGCGGTGTGTCAGAAGACGGCCATCGAACTCGGGGAGCTGGTCCAGCGGCTGTCCATGCTGGCACGCATCGGCCAGACGCCACAGTCGGCGAAACAGGAGCCGGTGGATGTGGCGGGGCTGCTCACCGATTGCGAGGCGTCCTTTCAGCGTCGGGCGCATGAGCGCGGGCTGTCCATCGACCATCGCTTTCCGGATGAGAAGGTGATTGCGGGAGCCGACCCCGCGCTACTCAAGATCGTCTTCAACAATCTCCTGGATAATGCGGTCTGCTACGCCGCGGCAGGCAGCACCTTGTGGATCAGTCTCCGGAGGGCGGACGGGCGGGTTGAGATGGTGTTCGGAAATGCCGCCGAGGATTTGCCGGACCCGATCGAGCGCCTGTTCGAGCCCCTGTTCCGTGGAGAAAGCTCACGGCATGATGCGGAATCCCATCTCGGAGTCGGGCTGACCTTGAGCCTGGATGTGGTGCGTGCCATGGGGGGGACGCTCCAGGCCCGCCGTGCGGAAGAGGGGGCGATCGAACTGGTCCTTGAATTGCCGGCGGCGGAGTAA
- a CDS encoding ArnT family glycosyltransferase, whose protein sequence is MADVSSADDRKLLRRLWLMLAVLVACRLVLLVFAPHTDPSESRYAEISRKMVETSDWITPQFKYGVPFWAKPPLSMWMSALGIGLFGANEFGSRIFIFLAALAVLWLVAKMGARERDPATGLAAAVLLMGMPLFFYCSAAVMTDLPLLLGITMAMAGFRFAVRDGSRGWGYVFFLGLAVGLLAKGPLVGVLVMPPLVGWVVVTGRWRQTWKNLPWFTGTLLMLLIAVPWYVLAERKTPGFIDYFIVGEHWKRFTVKGWQGDLYGHAHATAPGMIAVFVLAGTFPWCLGFLALPFRRLRSLLEWAKADEGGGLYWMLWALWPVVFFLPARNIIATYPLPALPALAMLLAGIAVPLVRKGVGVGSPHALNPLIVSACGAVMVWALGVSLVWTDHAPKFSERELVRRYQKQHQTGDVLLYYGLRKFSAEFYAEGNIDYASSADEVEQKLAAPGRLFLACPTRYISLLPEPVRQRFAAVGTWGPETLYEEIPMLPAMAGGHQASTPKP, encoded by the coding sequence ATGGCCGATGTCTCTTCCGCGGATGACCGCAAATTGTTACGCCGCCTCTGGCTGATGCTGGCGGTTCTGGTGGCCTGCCGTCTGGTGTTGCTGGTGTTCGCCCCTCACACCGATCCTTCGGAATCCCGCTACGCGGAGATCTCCCGGAAGATGGTGGAAACGAGCGATTGGATCACTCCGCAGTTCAAATACGGGGTGCCATTCTGGGCGAAACCGCCGCTCTCCATGTGGATGTCCGCGCTGGGCATCGGGCTTTTCGGTGCGAATGAGTTCGGATCGCGGATCTTCATCTTCCTGGCCGCGCTGGCGGTTCTATGGCTGGTCGCGAAAATGGGAGCCCGCGAGCGGGATCCCGCCACCGGCCTCGCCGCGGCAGTCCTGTTGATGGGGATGCCCTTGTTCTTCTATTGCTCCGCGGCGGTGATGACGGATCTGCCATTGCTGCTCGGGATCACGATGGCGATGGCGGGTTTCCGGTTCGCGGTGAGGGATGGTTCGCGAGGATGGGGCTACGTTTTTTTCCTCGGGCTGGCGGTCGGGCTGCTGGCGAAGGGGCCCTTGGTCGGCGTGCTGGTGATGCCGCCTCTCGTCGGTTGGGTGGTGGTGACCGGCCGCTGGCGGCAGACATGGAAGAACCTTCCCTGGTTCACCGGTACGCTGCTGATGCTGCTCATCGCAGTGCCGTGGTATGTGCTGGCCGAGCGGAAAACCCCGGGATTCATCGACTACTTCATCGTGGGCGAGCACTGGAAGCGTTTCACCGTAAAAGGCTGGCAAGGTGACCTCTATGGCCATGCCCATGCCACCGCTCCGGGCATGATTGCGGTTTTCGTCCTGGCGGGAACCTTTCCCTGGTGCCTCGGGTTTCTGGCGCTTCCGTTCCGTCGCCTGCGGAGTCTCCTGGAGTGGGCGAAGGCGGATGAAGGCGGCGGTCTCTATTGGATGCTGTGGGCGTTGTGGCCGGTTGTCTTTTTCCTTCCGGCCCGCAATATCATCGCCACTTATCCGCTGCCCGCACTGCCCGCGCTGGCCATGCTGTTGGCAGGGATCGCGGTTCCGCTGGTGAGGAAGGGAGTGGGGGTGGGATCGCCGCATGCGCTGAATCCGTTGATCGTCTCCGCCTGCGGGGCGGTCATGGTGTGGGCGCTCGGCGTTTCCCTGGTATGGACCGACCATGCACCGAAGTTCTCCGAGCGCGAGCTGGTGCGCCGCTATCAGAAACAGCACCAGACGGGGGATGTCCTGCTCTACTATGGACTCCGTAAATTCTCCGCCGAATTTTATGCCGAGGGCAACATCGACTATGCCAGCTCCGCCGATGAGGTGGAACAGAAGCTCGCGGCACCCGGGCGTCTCTTCCTGGCCTGCCCGACCCGCTATATTTCATTGCTTCCGGAACCCGTGCGCCAGCGCTTCGCCGCCGTCGGCACATGGGGTCCGGAAACCCTCTACGAAGAAATTCCCATGCTGCCGGCCATGGCTGGCGGCCACCAGGCATCCACACCCAAGCCCTGA
- a CDS encoding glycosyltransferase family 2 protein: protein MNPTLAPPAPAPHAQRVSNVQPSISCVVPAFNEAAGIAAFLTELCAHLATLSSRHEVIVVDDGSRDSTVLEVIAASGGLPVKLVALSRNFGKEAAISAGLDEAHGEVVVILDADFQHPFSTIGEFIRHWQQGYDMVYGVRADRRTDPMVRRFLSRSFYAIISRGASVEIPADAGDFRLMDQKVVAAIRDLPENSRFMKGLYNWVGFRSIGIPFEVAERAEGHSRFNFRRLFELAITGLTSFSSFPLRLWVGVGSLVSGISIFYALFIVTRTLISGADVPGWATLVVAVTFLGGVQLFSIGILGEYVARIFNEVKHRPNYLVAERHGFSRDDHRS, encoded by the coding sequence ATGAACCCGACCCTGGCTCCGCCTGCTCCGGCTCCACACGCGCAACGTGTCTCAAACGTGCAGCCGTCCATTTCGTGCGTGGTGCCGGCCTTCAACGAGGCCGCTGGAATCGCGGCGTTCCTCACGGAACTGTGCGCTCATCTGGCCACCCTCAGCTCCCGGCACGAGGTCATCGTGGTGGACGACGGGAGCCGTGACTCGACGGTGCTGGAGGTGATCGCCGCTTCGGGCGGGCTGCCGGTGAAACTGGTGGCGCTATCCCGCAACTTTGGCAAGGAAGCCGCGATCAGCGCGGGCCTCGATGAAGCGCACGGCGAAGTGGTGGTGATTCTCGATGCCGATTTCCAGCACCCCTTTTCCACCATCGGTGAATTCATCCGCCACTGGCAGCAAGGGTATGACATGGTCTATGGGGTCCGTGCGGACCGCCGCACCGATCCGATGGTCAGGCGTTTTCTCAGCCGGAGCTTCTACGCGATCATCAGCCGCGGGGCCTCGGTCGAAATCCCCGCGGATGCGGGCGACTTCCGGTTGATGGATCAGAAGGTGGTCGCGGCGATCCGCGATCTGCCGGAGAACAGCCGTTTCATGAAGGGGCTCTACAACTGGGTGGGCTTCCGCTCGATTGGCATCCCATTCGAGGTCGCCGAGAGAGCGGAGGGGCATTCCCGTTTCAATTTCAGAAGGCTCTTCGAACTGGCAATCACCGGACTCACGTCGTTCTCATCCTTCCCGCTGCGGTTGTGGGTGGGCGTTGGCTCGCTGGTCTCGGGAATCTCGATCTTCTACGCGTTGTTCATCGTCACCCGGACGTTGATCAGCGGCGCGGATGTGCCCGGTTGGGCCACGCTGGTGGTGGCGGTGACATTCCTCGGAGGCGTCCAGTTGTTCTCGATCGGCATCCTCGGCGAGTATGTCGCGCGGATCTTCAATGAGGTGAAGCACCGGCCCAATTATCTGGTGGCGGAACGCCATGGTTTTTCCAGAGACGATCACCGCTCATGA
- a CDS encoding GtrA family protein: protein MKLSVQVIRFGCVGVAAMLVHLGVVSVLVPGGMSPLVANVAAFTVAFQVSYGGHRRWTFEADGGWGAYLRMLAVSLASFALNEAMYAGLLRFTTLDYRAALFLVLVVVAFLTFAASRLWVFTRGEQPS, encoded by the coding sequence ATGAAACTAAGTGTGCAGGTGATCCGCTTCGGATGCGTGGGAGTGGCGGCGATGCTCGTCCACCTCGGCGTGGTATCGGTGCTTGTGCCGGGTGGCATGTCCCCGCTGGTGGCGAACGTGGCAGCCTTCACCGTGGCGTTCCAGGTCAGCTACGGCGGGCATCGTAGGTGGACCTTCGAGGCGGACGGCGGATGGGGTGCGTACCTGCGGATGCTCGCGGTTTCGCTGGCTTCCTTCGCCCTGAATGAAGCGATGTATGCCGGGCTGCTGCGCTTCACCACGCTCGACTACCGTGCCGCCTTGTTCCTGGTGCTGGTGGTGGTGGCGTTTCTCACGTTCGCCGCTTCCCGGCTGTGGGTGTTCACACGTGGAGAACAGCCGTCATGA
- a CDS encoding ChbG/HpnK family deacetylase has product MKRMTLCADDYGQSPEISDGILKLLAMERLQAVSCMAESPDWPAAARALRERPGEYQTGLHFNLTHPFTQAGRSLSSVMRDAWLRRMNPMEVERRFDSQWQAFVREMGRPPDYVDGHQHVHAFPVIRKVVARRVRELSATAWIRTPGGRESAPKALVLAWASRGLRRTLGMEGLATNPGFAGLRPYEPQFDFRRAFWKWLTANPDGTLIMCHPGLPSEDVHDPIRDCRPLELAYLTSDDFADDCRASDVVFERPTFSGS; this is encoded by the coding sequence ATGAAACGGATGACCCTGTGCGCGGACGACTACGGCCAATCGCCGGAGATCTCGGACGGCATCCTGAAGCTGCTGGCGATGGAGCGCCTGCAGGCGGTGTCGTGCATGGCGGAATCACCGGATTGGCCGGCTGCGGCGAGAGCCCTGCGTGAGCGGCCGGGCGAATACCAGACCGGCTTGCATTTCAATCTCACGCATCCCTTCACGCAGGCGGGCCGATCCCTGTCCTCCGTCATGAGAGACGCCTGGCTGCGGCGGATGAATCCCATGGAGGTGGAGCGGCGGTTTGATTCCCAGTGGCAGGCGTTCGTCCGGGAAATGGGCAGGCCGCCCGACTACGTGGACGGGCACCAGCATGTGCATGCTTTTCCAGTGATCCGGAAGGTGGTGGCGCGGCGGGTGAGGGAACTCTCCGCCACCGCATGGATCAGGACTCCCGGAGGACGGGAATCAGCTCCGAAGGCGTTGGTGCTGGCATGGGCCAGCCGCGGCCTGCGGCGGACGCTTGGAATGGAAGGCCTCGCCACGAATCCCGGGTTCGCGGGACTGCGACCCTATGAACCGCAGTTCGATTTTCGCAGGGCCTTTTGGAAATGGCTGACGGCAAATCCGGATGGCACACTCATCATGTGCCACCCGGGGCTTCCTTCGGAGGATGTCCACGATCCCATCCGGGACTGCCGGCCGCTGGAACTGGCGTATCTGACATCGGACGATTTTGCGGATGATTGCCGGGCGTCCGATGTCGTGTTCGAGCGTCCTACTTTTTCTGGAAGCTGA
- a CDS encoding beta-N-acetylhexosaminidase gives MIPQPRSVQRADGSFKLPANVGISAPEDLKNEATYLGTRLKSGLGHPVSLDKNGPIKLAITSGLPTEGYRLKVTPQGALIEGGDSAGVFYGVQTLLQLLPPQVYGSDADKAVAADVPCVSIEDAPAFPWRGLHLDSARHFMPKEFVLKCLDVMATQKMNRFHWHIVDSEGWRLEIKKYPKLTQVGQDQPASYPGEDPTDHSVKAKFHYGSFHGGGFYTQEDVKQIVAHAAKLHITIMPEIEFPAHAMTMLTAYPEFSTTGKVPVVKSNHSPDLINVDEKSLNFLRDILDETMALFPGKWIHFGGDEAPKGQWKQSEYVQQRIKELGLKDEEALQGWLFDQMSAHIAKKGRVAVGWEEITHGGTPKNAVVMPWLSMGTAAKVANEGNPVILCPVGPLYFDSYQTSDPTDNQALYKGPITLRSVYNFNCDLPNVAADKKQNLWGAQAQLWTELMPKPEHVEYQAYPRAVALGETTWTIAANKDFKSFQKRLAVHVKRLDAMKVNYRKLEALPPVQWDTASISPASKTVTLEGPVNGPLAAGIYIATPTYESGGFGLWFDKIELLADGKVIATDAHRGFTGANPKDAAYTLEVKSGVPAGAKLVLRASADSHEGTDSNGSISFQKK, from the coding sequence TTGATCCCACAGCCACGCTCGGTGCAGCGCGCGGACGGCTCTTTCAAGCTCCCCGCCAATGTCGGCATCAGCGCTCCGGAGGACCTGAAAAACGAGGCCACCTACCTCGGCACCCGCCTAAAGAGCGGGCTCGGCCACCCGGTGTCGCTCGACAAGAACGGCCCGATCAAGCTCGCCATCACCTCCGGTCTGCCCACCGAAGGTTACCGCCTGAAGGTGACTCCACAGGGAGCCCTCATCGAAGGGGGTGACTCCGCAGGCGTTTTCTATGGCGTACAGACGCTCCTCCAGCTCCTGCCACCGCAGGTTTATGGCAGTGATGCCGACAAGGCGGTTGCCGCGGATGTTCCCTGCGTTTCCATTGAGGACGCCCCTGCATTCCCATGGCGCGGACTGCATCTCGACAGCGCCCGCCATTTCATGCCGAAGGAGTTCGTCCTGAAGTGCCTCGACGTGATGGCCACGCAGAAGATGAACCGTTTCCACTGGCACATCGTGGACTCGGAGGGCTGGCGTCTGGAGATCAAGAAGTATCCCAAGCTCACCCAGGTGGGCCAGGACCAGCCCGCCTCCTATCCCGGTGAAGACCCCACCGATCACTCGGTGAAGGCGAAGTTCCACTACGGCAGCTTCCACGGCGGTGGCTTCTACACCCAGGAGGACGTGAAGCAGATCGTCGCCCACGCGGCGAAGCTCCACATCACCATCATGCCGGAGATCGAGTTCCCCGCACATGCGATGACGATGCTCACCGCCTATCCGGAGTTCTCCACCACCGGCAAGGTGCCCGTGGTGAAATCGAACCACTCGCCGGACCTCATCAATGTCGATGAAAAGTCACTGAACTTCCTCAGGGACATCCTCGATGAGACGATGGCGCTCTTCCCCGGAAAGTGGATCCATTTCGGTGGTGACGAGGCGCCGAAAGGCCAGTGGAAGCAGAGCGAGTATGTCCAGCAGCGCATCAAGGAGCTGGGCCTGAAAGACGAGGAGGCCCTGCAAGGCTGGCTCTTCGATCAAATGTCCGCGCACATCGCAAAGAAAGGCCGCGTCGCAGTGGGCTGGGAGGAAATCACCCACGGAGGCACGCCGAAGAATGCCGTGGTCATGCCATGGCTCTCCATGGGCACTGCGGCCAAGGTCGCCAACGAAGGCAACCCCGTGATCCTCTGCCCGGTCGGTCCGCTGTATTTCGACTCCTACCAGACCAGCGATCCCACCGACAACCAAGCCCTCTACAAGGGGCCGATCACCCTGCGTTCCGTCTATAACTTCAACTGCGACCTGCCGAACGTGGCCGCGGACAAGAAGCAGAATCTCTGGGGCGCTCAGGCACAGCTCTGGACCGAGCTGATGCCGAAGCCCGAACACGTCGAGTACCAGGCCTATCCACGTGCCGTAGCTCTTGGTGAAACCACCTGGACCATCGCCGCGAACAAGGACTTCAAGAGCTTCCAAAAGCGCCTCGCCGTGCATGTGAAGCGGCTCGATGCCATGAAGGTGAACTACCGCAAGCTGGAAGCTCTTCCGCCGGTCCAGTGGGACACCGCCAGCATCAGCCCGGCCAGCAAAACCGTGACGCTGGAGGGTCCTGTCAACGGGCCGCTGGCTGCGGGCATCTATATCGCGACGCCCACCTATGAAAGCGGCGGCTTCGGCCTGTGGTTCGACAAGATCGAACTGCTCGCGGATGGCAAGGTCATCGCCACCGATGCACACCGCGGCTTCACCGGTGCGAACCCGAAGGATGCCGCCTACACGCTGGAGGTGAAATCCGGCGTGCCTGCCGGAGCCAAGCTCGTCCTGCGTGCCAGCGCCGACAGCCACGAGGGCACCGACTCCAACGGCTCCATCAGCTTCCAGAAAAAGTAG
- the purB gene encoding adenylosuccinate lyase has translation MIPNVLAERYASSATQAIWSAEGRIVLEREFWIAVMKAQRDLGLDIPAEAIAAYEKAKDSVDPGSIMARERITRHDVKARIEEFNDLAGHEHIHKGLTSRDLTENVEQLQVFRSLEVIRDKTVATLKRLRIRSEQWADVVITARTHNVAAQPTTLGKRIAMFGEELLGAFHALEDVIARYPVRGLKGAVGTQMDQLSLFEGDAAKVAELEKKVVSHLGIPAVWMNVGQVYPRSLDFRVVSVLTDLASGPSSFSKTLRLMAGHETASEGFAPGQTGSSAMPHKMNSRSCERVNGFHVILKGYLAMAGGLAGDQWNEGDVSCSVVRRVMLPDAFFALDGLFETFLTILDQMDAYPAVIAKENAHYLPFLMTTTIMMEAVKAGVGRETAHKAIKEHAVATVNDLRVGKTTVNNLVERLAGDDRIPLTGEQLAAIVAEGESNAGAARAQVAAFAAAVSTIEAAHPQAAAYAPGSIL, from the coding sequence GTGATTCCCAACGTCCTCGCCGAACGCTACGCTTCCTCCGCCACCCAAGCCATCTGGTCCGCCGAGGGCCGCATCGTGCTGGAGCGGGAATTCTGGATCGCGGTGATGAAGGCCCAGCGCGATCTCGGCCTCGACATCCCGGCCGAAGCCATCGCCGCCTACGAAAAGGCGAAGGACAGCGTGGACCCCGGCTCGATCATGGCCCGCGAGCGGATCACCCGCCACGACGTGAAGGCGCGCATCGAGGAGTTCAACGACCTCGCCGGGCACGAGCACATTCACAAGGGTCTGACCTCCCGCGACCTCACCGAGAACGTGGAGCAGCTTCAGGTGTTCCGCTCGCTGGAAGTCATCCGCGACAAAACGGTGGCCACATTGAAGCGCCTGCGCATCCGTTCCGAGCAGTGGGCGGATGTGGTCATCACCGCCCGCACCCACAATGTCGCCGCCCAGCCGACCACCCTCGGCAAGCGTATCGCGATGTTCGGCGAGGAGTTGCTCGGAGCCTTTCATGCACTGGAGGACGTGATCGCCCGCTACCCGGTGCGTGGTCTGAAGGGTGCGGTTGGCACGCAGATGGACCAGCTTTCCCTGTTCGAAGGCGATGCCGCGAAGGTGGCGGAGCTGGAGAAGAAGGTCGTCTCCCACCTCGGCATCCCGGCGGTGTGGATGAATGTCGGTCAGGTCTATCCGCGCTCGCTCGATTTCCGCGTGGTGTCCGTGCTCACGGATCTCGCCAGCGGCCCGTCCTCTTTCTCCAAGACCCTGCGCCTGATGGCCGGTCACGAAACCGCCAGCGAAGGCTTCGCGCCGGGCCAGACCGGATCGAGCGCCATGCCGCACAAGATGAACTCCCGCTCGTGCGAACGCGTGAACGGCTTCCACGTGATCCTGAAGGGCTACCTCGCCATGGCCGGCGGCCTCGCGGGTGACCAGTGGAACGAGGGGGACGTGTCCTGCTCCGTGGTACGCCGCGTGATGCTGCCGGATGCCTTCTTCGCGCTCGATGGTCTCTTCGAAACCTTCCTCACCATCCTCGATCAGATGGATGCCTATCCGGCAGTCATTGCGAAGGAGAACGCGCACTATCTGCCATTCCTCATGACCACCACCATCATGATGGAAGCGGTGAAGGCCGGTGTCGGTCGTGAAACCGCGCACAAGGCGATCAAGGAGCACGCCGTGGCGACGGTGAACGACCTGCGTGTTGGCAAGACCACGGTGAACAATCTCGTCGAGCGCCTTGCTGGCGATGATCGCATTCCTCTCACCGGCGAACAGCTCGCCGCGATCGTCGCGGAAGGTGAAAGCAATGCAGGTGCCGCACGCGCGCAGGTGGCCGCGTTCGCCGCTGCGGTCAGCACGATCGAAGCCGCGCATCCGCAGGCCGCAGCCTACGCACCGGGCTCGATTTTGTAA